The following are encoded together in the Oreochromis niloticus isolate F11D_XX linkage group LG12, O_niloticus_UMD_NMBU, whole genome shotgun sequence genome:
- the vsig8b gene encoding V-set and immunoglobulin domain-containing protein 8b — protein MEPAFMSVRLKVAVLFLITIQLRTEAMQITSTGPQTIQYATGTTVKLECTYTPATADTGPLDIEWSNVSPDMTQKDKVILSYTGGQTYYPDPNLNKRLSFTGNPDQGDASISITDVRVSDTATYQCKVKKIPGIDMRKITLVVLVPPSTPKCWVEGGEEKGSTVSLRCVSRQGSTPINYVWTRESGVAMASTATQNQQSGELLIKNHTDSNTGTYVCEAANAVGKAQCKYVLRAYNPTNKAGVIAGAVIGALLLLLLLLLLIWLLFCCCHKRRYQKEVANEIREDVQAPESRPPSRNSSMHSSRNSSMHSSMHSSLRSVMGYRTHHGVIYNSVRGNLPTVNESGPIFTNGSNGSTTGGEKPAHLTYDPKYGYAV, from the exons ATGGAGCCAGCGTTCATGAGCGTGAGGCTAAAGGTGGCTGTGCTGTTTCTGATAACAATTCAACTAAGAACAG AGGCGATGCAGATAACATCCACGGGGCCGCAGACCATTCAGTATGCGACGGGAACGACTGTCAAACTGGAATGCACCTATACTCCAGCCACAGCAGACACAGGACCGCTGGATATTGAGTGGTCCAACGTCAGTCCGGACAtgacacagaaagacaaagtG ATCTTATCATATACAGGCGGCCAGACCTACTACCCGGACCCCAACCTCAACAAAAGGCTCAGTTTCACAGGGAACCCCGACCAGGGAGACGCTTCGATCTCTATCACTGATGTGAGAGTCTCAGACACGGCCACATACCAGTGCAAAGTCAAGAAGATCCCAGGCATCGACATGAGAAAAATAACTCTGGTGGTGTTGG TTCCCCCATCGACGCCAAAGTGTTGGGTTGAAGGTGGTGAGGAGAAAGGAAGCACAGTCtccctccgctgcgtatcccGTCAGGGATCCACTCCCATCAACTACGTGTGGACGAGAGAAAGCGGAGTTGCAATGGCATCCACTGCTACTCAAA ACCAACAGAGTGGGGAGCTTCTGATAAAGAACCATACAGACAGCAACACTGGAACTTATGTCTGCGAGGCAGCAAACGCTGTGGGCAAAGCACAGTGTAAATACGTACTGCGTGCATACAACC CTACCAATAAAGCAGGTGTGATAGCCGGCGCGGTGATAggtgctctgctgctgctgctgctcctcctgctTCTCATCTGGCTCCTCTTCTGCTGCTGCCACAAGCGTCGCTACCAGAAGGAGGTCGCGAATGAAATAAG GGAGGACGTGCAGGCCCCAGAGAGCAGGCCCCccagcaggaactccagcatgCACTccagcaggaactccagcatgCACTCCAGCATGCACTCCAGCCTCCGCTCGGTGATGGGATACCGCACTCACCACGGCGTCATCTACAATTCCGTGAGGGGCAATCTGCCCACAGTCAACGAATCGGGTCCAATCTTCACAAATGGAAGCAATGGATCAACCACAGGAGGGGAGAAACCTGCTCATCTCACATATGACCCTAAATATGGATACGCCGTGTGA